The genomic window CGGCAAATTCTACCCATTTGCTATCCGGCTGTCCATAATTGCTGTAAGGATGAATGGAGATCCCTCCTCTGGGGCTGAATTCTCCTATAACTTCGATATATCTAGGTTCAAGTAGCCGGATCAGGTCCTTCATGATGATGTTGACAACATCTTCGTGGAAACCTCCATGGTTGCGGAAACTGAAAAGATATAGCTTCAACGATTTGCTTTCTACCAATTTTTGATCCGGAATGTAATTGATAATCATCGTTCCAAAATCCGGCTGGCCGGTAATCGGACACAGGCTGGTAAATTCAGGGCAATTTAAGCGGACAAAATAATTATTATCGGGATACTTGTTT from Dehalobacter sp. includes these protein-coding regions:
- the queF gene encoding preQ(1) synthase is translated as MKNKETEDLSLLGSGQTRYVFDYDPDILESFANKYPDNNYFVRLNCPEFTSLCPITGQPDFGTMIINYIPDQKLVESKSLKLYLFSFRNHGGFHEDVVNIIMKDLIRLLEPRYIEVIGEFSPRGGISIHPYSNYGQPDSKWVEFAVKRLLKYGK